AATTTGGATAAGCTTTGAGATTTATGTTGCTTTTTGGTAATAAAAAAGGTGTCAAATCATTATGTATTGATCCTATATCATCTGTACCATAAACTATTAATATGGGGTTTTTAAACTTTCTGAGACTTTCATAACTTAAATTTTCATTATAACTTAACCAGTTATTAAATTCTATTTTCTCCTTATATTTTATTCTTGTTAATGGTATGTTTTTATAATCACCTATTAGCTCATTAATTTCTAATTGATTACTGTTGTCTTTTCTATTTGAAAAGGATTTAATTCTTTCTTCTATTATACTTGCTGAGATTCTGTTAAAGGGATCGGCAGACATACAAACAAGCTTTGTAATTTTTTTATTGTTTTCAGCTAATTTAGAAATAACTCTATACCCCTCAGAATGACCAATAACAAATATTGAATCTTTTTTCACACTAGCATTTTTACATAAATAATTTAAAACTACTTTGACCTGATTCACTCTATAATATAGATTATCATTAAAAGTATATTCGTTAGGAACTTTACCTTTATCATTTTTATATCCCTCGGAATCTCTTTCGTAAGTGCCCGTTAAAGGAATCCCTTTTCTTGCTATAATTACAAAATTGAATTTATCACTATACTCTTTAATACTAAATGGGATAATAGAGTTCGCAGATTTATGGTCGTAGAAGATTAAAGGTAAAGGTTTTGATCCTTGCGCAAATATAATAGTGGGCTTTGCATTACTATACTTGCTTACTGATGTTAAAAAAACTATAGTATCATTTTTAGTCTTTAAAATTGTTTTAGTGAAGCCTGCTTTTTTAATATGAAAATTATCTTCATTTTGCGCATTTACTATTAAACAATAAAAGAAACTTATTAAAAATAATATACCGGTTTTAGTTATTTTCATTTTGAATTTGGAAAGGAATTAATTATGTCATTAAAATTAAGATATTCTATTTCTGATTGTTGTATCACGTCTATTGACATATCTTTTAATACTTCATTTTGTATATGACATACAAGTTCAATTATTTCTCGACAATAAATAGATGGGGTGTCAAATAAATTAGTTTTTGAAAAGCGATGACCTAAATAACCGCCACCACAAACAGGTTCTATAGGGCAAT
This genomic window from Flavobacterium sp. 9 contains:
- a CDS encoding acyl-CoA thioester hydrolase/BAAT C-terminal domain-containing protein, with translation MKITKTGILFLISFFYCLIVNAQNEDNFHIKKAGFTKTILKTKNDTIVFLTSVSKYSNAKPTIIFAQGSKPLPLIFYDHKSANSIIPFSIKEYSDKFNFVIIARKGIPLTGTYERDSEGYKNDKGKVPNEYTFNDNLYYRVNQVKVVLNYLCKNASVKKDSIFVIGHSEGYRVISKLAENNKKITKLVCMSADPFNRISASIIEERIKSFSNRKDNSNQLEINELIGDYKNIPLTRIKYKEKIEFNNWLSYNENLSYESLRKFKNPILIVYGTDDIGSIHNDLTPFLLPKSNINLKAYPNYGHNFEKKEFDVEGIPLEDSYHWDEVFQDVVKWLISK